TGTGGTGTCATAATAGAGTTCGATTGATTCGATTATCCGCATGGTTGAGCCGTTCGGACGGCCCGCTTGGTCGTAACATTTGTAAAATGGGGGTCAATGTCGCTCGCCAAAAATCAAACTCCCGATGCGCACTATCGTGCTCCCCTCTTCCACGGCAATGCGCCAATCGTCCGACATTCCCATCGAGATTTCGCGGAAATGTAGGCTTGAGGAGAAGTAATTCGTTTTGAGGTTTTGAAAAATAGATTTCAAATGTCGGAATTCGCGGCGCACCTGTCCCGCATCATCGGTGAAGGTAGCCATGCCCATCACACCGCAAACCCGTACGTTTTTCATTTGCTGGAATGTCTCGCTGGCGAGCAATGTGCTGGCTTCCGCTTCGTCGAGACCGAACTTGGTCTCTTCCTTAGCGATGTGAAACTGTAGCAGACAATCCACGACGCGATGCACCTTGCTTGCTTGTTTGTCAATTTCTTGGAGCAGTTTCAGGCTGTCCACCGAATGAATCATCCGCACAAAAGGCGCGATGAATTTCACTTTGTTTGTCTGCAAATGGCCAATCAAGTGCCATTCGATGTCGGCGGGCAGCGCGGCTTGTTTTGCAAGCATCTCCTGTACGCGGTTCTCGCCGAAGATGCGATGGCCTTGCCGATAGATTTCCATCACTCGTTCGGGTGGATGAGTTTTGGAAACCGCAACCAGGGTAACATTTTTGGCAGCAAGTTCGCGGAGTAGTTCGTTTAGCATCATTTTTGATACCCAAATTGAAGAGGGTTTGAAGATTTCCTTGATTGATTTGTATGATTTTCAAAGGATTGCGAGCGCCGCTCGTTCATAACCACCTTGTCAGACCCTGTACTCAGGGGCTTGCCCGGCCAAGGGAAGCGGACGGGGCTGACTTGCGTTGACTAGAAATGAAAAGCAGGCAGTAAAAGTAGGGTGA
This genomic interval from Saprospiraceae bacterium contains the following:
- a CDS encoding YggS family pyridoxal phosphate-dependent enzyme, encoding MMLNELLRELAAKNVTLVAVSKTHPPERVMEIYRQGHRIFGENRVQEMLAKQAALPADIEWHLIGHLQTNKVKFIAPFVRMIHSVDSLKLLQEIDKQASKVHRVVDCLLQFHIAKEETKFGLDEAEASTLLASETFQQMKNVRVCGVMGMATFTDDAGQVRREFRHLKSIFQNLKTNYFSSSLHFREISMGMSDDWRIAVEEGSTIVRIGSLIFGERH